In Archocentrus centrarchus isolate MPI-CPG fArcCen1 chromosome 16, fArcCen1, whole genome shotgun sequence, a single window of DNA contains:
- the LOC115795113 gene encoding protein LYRIC-like: MEQWQDAASQQVKLLTNRLNELLSRGLELLRSELGVDLGLKPELIPPWMILLLAGTGLLLMVALWASVCRALFKKRPVVSHADDGIEIKRGVSKPVKSEEPKKKKKKAEKKSQPNGRAIAEPQEEAIVSEERVPHHQPPPPEIKAEKAAETKKSKKKAKQPVKDTKTVTADGKEPEEGTWETKVSNKEKREQRKKDKSSSDGSASPGGGGTPVSVPTEQPKASTAPAPASQKKKKGESTKVKPEKVEAAVSQVKSSNAVEVSSAVTDMAVKVPAQTVAPKTASWTPSREPPLWKAGIEEAWTVNKRGMPTTELNLMSLPGLGIGTAESQPVNEMPWLSQPRLDDEWSGLNGGSVDTGSDWNAPSEAWGNYEEPTHEPPPAPEKPLPEPAKVNLLIGVAEDGDDEKDKGETTADGTAKTKKKKKKKKKAAEEGGTAGQEPEKETAPTASVKKQPPVKENAAAVQPVKAAAVEVRAERPVKDNISQKPPVTQVPLKPNEGEPTAKQNNLPAPTQQKKPEESQAPKPAKKKKARRET; this comes from the exons ATGGAGCAGTGGCAGGACGCGGCCTCTCAGCAGGTCAAGCTGCTTACAAACCGCCTGAATGAACTGTTGTCCAGAGGTCTGGAGCTGCTGCGCTCCGAACTCGGCGTGGATTTGGGGCTGAAGCCTGAGCTCATTCCGCCATGGATGATCCTCTTACTGGCAGGTACCgggctgctgctgatggtcGCTCTGTGGGCCTCGGTCTGTCGGGCTCTTTTCAAGAAGCGCCCCGTCGTGAGCCACGCGGACGATGGAATTGAAATAAAGCGAGGTGTCAGTAAGCCCGTCAAATCCGAGGAAccgaagaaaaagaagaagaaggcggAAAAG AAATCTCAGCCAAATGGGAGAGCTATCGCTGAGCCACAGGAAGAAGCCATAGTGTCGGAAGAGAGAGTGCCACATCACCAGCCGCCCCCACCAGAAATCAAGGCTGAAAAGGCTGCTGAG ACAAAGAAGTCAAAGAAAAAGGCCAAACAGCCTGTGAAGGACACCAAGACAGTGACTGCAGATGGAAAAGAACCAGAAGAAG GCACATGGGAAACCAAGGTCAGCAACAAGGAGAAACGGGAGCAACGCAAGAAAGATAAGAGTTCAAGTGACGGCTCAGCCAGCCCCGGTGGAGGGGGCACACCTGTGAGCGTTCCCACGGAGCAGCCCAAGGCCTCCACAGCCCCTGCACCTGCcagccagaagaagaaaaaag GAGAATCCACTAAAGTGAAACCTGAGAAGGTGGAGGCTGCCGTTTCTCAAG ttAAAAGCAGCAATGCGGTGGAGGTATCATCTGCTGTCACTGACATGGCAGTAAAGGTTCCTGCTCAAACTGTTGCTCCCAAGACCGCCTCCTGGACTCCCAGTAGGGAACCACCACTGTGGAAGGCGGGGATAGAGG aggCGTGGACTGTTAATAAAAGGGGAATGCCAACAACAGAGCTAAATCTGATGTCTTTACCAGGCCTGGGGATTGGCACTGCTG AGTCCCAGCCTGTGAATGAAATGCCATGGCTCAGTCAGCCCAGACTGGATGATGAGTGGTCTGGACTCA ATGGTGGTTCTGTGGACACCGGCTCTGACTGGAACGCTCCCTCTGAAGCATGGGGCAACTATGAAGAGCCCACCCACGAGCCTCCTCCGGCACCGGAGAAGCCCCTGCCTGAGCCAGCCAAGGTTAATCTGTTGATCGGAGTGGCT GAGGACGGTGACGACGAGAAGGACAAGGGAGAGACCACTGCTGATGGAACAGCTAaaaccaagaagaagaaaaagaaaaagaagaaggctGCTGAGGAGGGAGGAACAGCTGGTCAG GAGCCAGAGAAGGAGACAGCACCCACAGCCTCAGTGAAGAAGCAGCCACCTGTTAAGGAGAACGCTGCTGCCGTCCAGCCTGTCAAAGCAGCTGCTGTCGAG GTGAGAGCAGAGCGACCAGTGAAAGACAACATATCCCAGAAACCCCCTGTCACACAAGTGCCACTGAAGCCAAATGAAGGAGAACCAACTGCCAAGCAGAACAACCTTCCTGCTCCAACACAACAAA AAAAACCTGAGGAGAGCCAAGCGCCCAAAccagcaaagaagaagaaggcgaGGAGAGAGACATGA